A part of Homoserinibacter sp. YIM 151385 genomic DNA contains:
- the nagA gene encoding N-acetylglucosamine-6-phosphate deacetylase: protein MTTLLHSARRIDARGVLEDAWVLLDGDAIAATGTGSGPDAVPRPEADELVDARDRILVPGFIDLHGHGGGGARYDAGGEELERALAAHRRHGTTRQVVSLVANPLPALHDSLAGIAALAARDPLVLGAHLEGPYLSPGKPGAHEPAFLRRPSGAEIDELLDAAQGTLRQITIAPELPGGLDAIAQLAAAGVAVAIGHTDADADMTRTAFDAGATLLTHAFNAMNGIHHRAPGPVAAAIADERVTIELILDGQHVHPDVARIVLDAAPGRVALVTDAMAAAGAEDGDYTLGSLHVTVREGLALLSGTTTIAGSTLTQDAALRLAVGRLRLDPVDAVAALTAVPAAALGLGDRLGLIEEGYAADAVLLDADWRVEASWGAGARLV from the coding sequence GTGACGACGCTGCTGCACTCCGCCCGGCGGATCGACGCGCGCGGCGTGCTCGAGGACGCGTGGGTCCTGCTCGACGGCGACGCGATCGCGGCGACCGGCACCGGCTCCGGTCCGGATGCCGTGCCGCGCCCCGAGGCCGACGAGCTCGTGGATGCCCGGGACCGCATCCTCGTGCCCGGCTTCATCGACCTGCACGGCCACGGCGGCGGCGGGGCCCGCTACGACGCCGGCGGCGAGGAGCTCGAGCGGGCGCTCGCGGCCCACCGGCGGCACGGCACGACGCGACAGGTCGTGAGCCTCGTCGCGAACCCCCTGCCCGCCCTCCACGACTCGCTCGCCGGCATCGCCGCACTCGCGGCGCGAGATCCGCTGGTGCTCGGCGCGCACCTCGAGGGCCCCTACCTCTCACCCGGCAAGCCGGGTGCGCACGAGCCCGCCTTCCTGCGCCGCCCGAGCGGGGCCGAGATCGACGAGCTGCTGGATGCCGCCCAGGGCACACTGCGGCAGATCACGATCGCGCCCGAGCTCCCGGGCGGCCTCGACGCCATCGCGCAGCTCGCCGCCGCGGGGGTCGCCGTCGCGATCGGGCACACCGACGCGGACGCCGACATGACGCGTACGGCATTCGATGCCGGCGCCACCCTGCTCACGCATGCCTTCAACGCGATGAACGGCATCCACCACCGCGCACCGGGCCCGGTGGCGGCCGCGATCGCCGACGAGCGCGTCACGATCGAGCTCATCCTCGACGGACAGCACGTGCACCCGGACGTCGCGCGGATCGTGCTGGATGCGGCGCCCGGCCGCGTCGCGCTCGTCACCGACGCGATGGCGGCGGCCGGCGCCGAGGACGGCGACTACACGCTCGGCTCGCTGCACGTGACCGTCCGCGAGGGACTCGCCCTGCTCTCGGGCACCACGACCATCGCCGGCTCGACGCTCACGCAGGATGCGGCGCTCCGCCTCGCGGTCGGCCGCCTCCGCCTCGATCCGGTCGACGCGGTGGCCGCGCTCACCGCCGTCCCCGCGGCCGCCCTCGGCCTCGGCGACCGCCTCGGGCTCATCGAGGAGGGCTATGCGGCGGATGCCGTGCTGCTCGACGCGGACTGGCGCGTCGAGGCCTCGTGGGGCGCGGGCGCCCGGCTGGTCTGA